One genomic window of Sphingomonas sp. C3-2 includes the following:
- a CDS encoding cytochrome c family protein produces the protein MDDRFNTFAGWVLAAGIVALGTSIASGMYFKEHAPEKPGFEVADADPNAGGGAGGAAEVDIATLLPTADPAKGADVFKKCVACHTINQGGANGIGPNLWGALGKAHGHVPGFAYSDALKGVAGNWDFAGMDKWLASPRKYAPGTKMTFAGLSKPEDRANLIAYMNTQGSNLPLPAAGAAPAEAAAADAGAAPANAEAPAANAEAPAAH, from the coding sequence ATGGACGACAGGTTCAACACATTTGCGGGTTGGGTTTTGGCTGCGGGTATCGTGGCGTTGGGCACTTCAATCGCGAGCGGGATGTATTTCAAGGAGCATGCTCCTGAAAAGCCGGGCTTCGAAGTGGCGGACGCCGATCCGAACGCTGGCGGGGGCGCCGGCGGCGCAGCCGAAGTGGACATTGCGACGCTTCTGCCCACCGCCGATCCGGCCAAGGGCGCAGACGTCTTCAAGAAGTGCGTGGCCTGCCACACCATCAACCAGGGTGGCGCAAACGGCATCGGCCCCAATCTTTGGGGCGCGCTGGGCAAGGCGCATGGCCATGTTCCGGGCTTTGCCTATTCCGACGCGCTGAAGGGCGTTGCGGGCAACTGGGACTTTGCCGGCATGGACAAATGGCTGGCCAGCCCGCGCAAATATGCGCCGGGCACCAAGATGACCTTCGCCGGCCTTTCCAAGCCCGAAGATCGCGCCAACCTGATCGCGTATATGAACACGCAAGGGTCGAACCTGCCGCTGCCCGCAGCAGGCGCAGCCCCGGCGGAAGCCGCAGCAGCGGACGCAGGAGCAGCACCGGCCAATGCCGAGGCACCGGCGGCCAATGCGGAAGCGCCCGCCGCGCACTGA
- a CDS encoding LOG family protein, protein MTNTSTVPNRVFPQAKQDAETAKQGAATAQTADPAYKLAFQDTEFLLREDLRPIRFQLELLKPELLLEEAKIGSTLVFYGSARIPEPAQAAALLDAATDDRSRKIAERLVAKSHYYDVARELARLASECPRDVDGKRQFVICSGGGPSIMEAANRGAADVGAESVGLNIVLPHEQAPNEFVTPSLSFQFHYFALRKMHFLLRARAVAVFPGGFGTFDEMFELLTLIQTGKAKPMPVLLFGREFWERVVNFEALAEEGVISYKDLELFRFVETAEEAWAIIREFYDLAPCGSF, encoded by the coding sequence ATGACAAACACTTCGACTGTACCCAACCGCGTATTTCCCCAGGCAAAGCAGGATGCCGAAACGGCGAAGCAGGGCGCGGCCACCGCCCAGACGGCGGATCCCGCCTATAAGCTCGCCTTTCAGGACACCGAATTCCTGCTGCGCGAGGATCTTCGTCCGATCCGCTTCCAGCTTGAACTGCTCAAGCCCGAACTGCTTCTCGAAGAAGCCAAGATCGGATCGACGCTCGTCTTCTATGGTTCGGCGCGCATTCCCGAACCCGCCCAGGCTGCCGCGCTGCTCGATGCCGCCACCGACGATCGCAGCCGCAAGATCGCCGAACGGCTCGTCGCCAAGTCGCATTATTACGACGTCGCGCGCGAACTCGCGCGGCTCGCCAGCGAATGCCCGCGCGATGTCGACGGCAAGCGCCAGTTCGTGATCTGCTCGGGCGGCGGCCCCTCGATCATGGAAGCCGCCAATCGCGGCGCTGCCGATGTCGGTGCGGAATCAGTCGGGCTCAACATCGTGCTCCCGCACGAACAGGCGCCCAACGAATTTGTCACGCCGTCGCTCAGCTTCCAGTTCCACTATTTCGCGCTGCGCAAAATGCACTTCCTGCTCCGCGCGCGCGCCGTTGCGGTCTTCCCCGGCGGCTTCGGCACGTTCGACGAGATGTTCGAACTGCTCACGCTCATCCAGACGGGCAAGGCCAAGCCGATGCCGGTGCTGCTGTTCGGCCGTGAATTCTGGGAACGCGTCGTCAATTTCGAGGCGCTCGCCGAGGAAGGCGTGATTTCCTACAAGGATCTCGAGCTCTTCCGCTTCGTCGAAACCGCCGAAGAGGCCTGGGCGATCATCCGCGAATTCTACGATCTGGCGCCCTGCGGCAGCTTCTGA
- a CDS encoding extensin family protein → MVSIAFFRPLVVPVLAALVLAGCAGGGGRKPAPNRPAPVVKERPRLSASELRQCFADLRAADVRFDALPDRNFPGGCSAIDSVKLLDVGVPVANLGAMQCPLARTFAQWAYYAAMPAARRFLRGELVKIETMGSYACRNINGVAGPAASQRSEHAFANAVDVSAFILADGRRVSVKAGWSGSSDERQFLRALHRSACKRFQTVLGPDYNAAHHDHLHFDMGRGPYCR, encoded by the coding sequence ATGGTGTCCATCGCGTTTTTCCGTCCCTTGGTCGTCCCTGTTCTCGCCGCACTGGTGCTTGCCGGTTGTGCGGGCGGTGGTGGGCGCAAGCCCGCGCCCAACCGGCCGGCGCCGGTGGTCAAGGAACGCCCGCGCCTCAGCGCCAGCGAACTACGCCAGTGCTTTGCCGATCTGCGCGCCGCCGATGTCCGCTTCGATGCGCTGCCCGACCGCAATTTTCCCGGCGGCTGCTCGGCGATCGATTCGGTCAAGCTGCTCGATGTCGGCGTGCCCGTCGCGAATCTCGGCGCGATGCAGTGCCCGCTCGCGCGGACCTTCGCACAGTGGGCCTATTATGCCGCAATGCCCGCCGCGCGCCGCTTCCTGCGCGGCGAACTGGTGAAGATCGAAACAATGGGCAGCTATGCCTGCCGCAACATCAACGGCGTGGCCGGGCCAGCCGCCAGCCAGCGTTCGGAACATGCCTTCGCCAACGCCGTCGACGTGTCGGCCTTCATCCTTGCCGATGGGCGGCGCGTCTCGGTCAAGGCAGGCTGGTCGGGCTCCTCGGACGAGCGCCAGTTCCTGCGTGCGCTCCACCGGTCGGCGTGCAAGCGGTTCCAGACGGTGCTGGGCCCCGACTATAACGCCGCGCATCACGATCACCTCCATTTCGACATGGGGCGGGGGCCCTATTGCCGGTAA
- a CDS encoding phosphoserine transaminase: protein MTDTLPRPGAKPARPHFSSGPCAKPPGWAPERLATGSLGRSHRSKLGKSRLEHAINLTREILRVPDTHRIGIVPASDTGAVEMALWSMLGARPVTMVAWESFGEGWITDVNKQLKLDANVVKAPYGELPDLAALDQSNDIVLTWNGTTSGVRVPNGDWIRDDREGLIFADSTSAVFAMDMPWDKLDVVTFSWQKVMGGEGAHGILILSPRAVERLESYAPAWPLPKIFRMTKGGKLIEGIFKGETINTPSMLAVEDYIFALEWAKSIGGLDALKARSQANAKALDAIVQKYDWLDHLAADAGVRSNTSVCLKFADAAVEGLDEAAQLALVKKIASLLEAEDAAYDVAGYRDAPPGLRIWCGATVDTADIEALGPWLDWAWQQTRAA from the coding sequence ATGACTGATACACTGCCTCGCCCCGGCGCAAAGCCTGCGCGTCCGCATTTTTCCTCTGGCCCCTGCGCGAAGCCGCCGGGCTGGGCCCCCGAAAGACTGGCCACCGGTTCGCTCGGTCGCTCGCACCGCTCCAAGCTGGGCAAGAGCCGCCTTGAGCATGCCATCAATCTTACCCGCGAAATCCTGCGCGTGCCCGATACGCACCGCATCGGTATCGTTCCCGCCTCCGACACGGGCGCCGTCGAAATGGCGCTGTGGTCGATGCTTGGCGCACGCCCCGTCACGATGGTTGCCTGGGAAAGCTTCGGTGAAGGTTGGATCACCGACGTCAACAAGCAACTGAAGCTCGACGCGAATGTCGTGAAGGCGCCTTATGGCGAACTTCCCGACCTCGCCGCGCTCGACCAGTCGAACGACATCGTCCTCACTTGGAACGGCACCACATCGGGCGTTCGCGTACCGAATGGCGACTGGATCCGCGACGACCGCGAAGGCCTGATCTTCGCGGATTCGACCTCGGCCGTGTTCGCGATGGACATGCCCTGGGACAAGCTCGATGTCGTCACCTTCTCGTGGCAGAAGGTGATGGGCGGTGAAGGTGCGCACGGCATCCTGATCCTGAGCCCCCGCGCGGTCGAACGCCTTGAAAGCTATGCCCCGGCATGGCCGCTGCCCAAGATCTTCCGCATGACCAAGGGCGGCAAGCTGATCGAAGGCATCTTCAAGGGCGAAACGATCAACACGCCGTCGATGCTCGCGGTCGAAGACTATATCTTCGCACTCGAATGGGCGAAGTCGATCGGTGGTCTCGATGCGCTGAAGGCGCGTTCGCAGGCCAATGCCAAGGCGCTCGACGCGATCGTCCAGAAATATGACTGGCTCGATCACCTCGCCGCCGATGCCGGCGTGCGTTCGAACACCTCGGTCTGCCTGAAGTTTGCCGACGCAGCCGTCGAAGGCCTGGACGAGGCGGCACAGCTCGCGCTCGTCAAGAAGATCGCGTCGCTGCTCGAAGCCGAAGACGCGGCCTATGACGTCGCCGGATACCGCGATGCGCCTCCGGGCCTTCGCATCTGGTGCGGCGCCACGGTCGACACCGCGGACATCGAAGCGCTTGGCCCCTGGCTCGACTGGGCCTGGCAGCAGACGCGCGCCGCCTAA
- the serA gene encoding phosphoglycerate dehydrogenase, translating into MPKVLISDKMDPKAAEIFRARGIEVDEITGKTKDELIAIIGNYDGLAIRSATKVTKDVLDAATNLKVVGRAGIGVDNVDIPAASAKGVVVMNTPFGNSITTAEHAIALMFALARQLPEADVSTQAGKWEKNRFMGVELTNKTLGLIGAGNIGSIVADRARGLKMKVAAFDPFLTPERAVEMGVEKVTLDELLAKADFITLHTPLTDQTRNILSRENLAKTKKGVRIINCARGGLVDEAALKDALDSGHVAGAALDVFVTEPATESPLFGTPNFISTPHLGASTSEAQVNVAIQVAEQLSEYLLTGGVTNALNVPSLSAEEAPKLKPYMALAEKLGALVGQLEGDRIRAVAVEVEGAAAELNQKPITAAVLAGLMRVYSDTVNMVNAPFLAKERGLDVREVRHEREGDYHTLVRVAITLEDGGERSVAGTLFGNREPRLVELFGIKMEADLTGDMLYVINQDAPGFIGRIGSSLGEADVNIATFHLGRRSHGPGGEAALLLSIDTPVPEPVLWAVCNLPGVKKVKALKF; encoded by the coding sequence ATGCCCAAAGTTCTCATTTCCGACAAAATGGACCCCAAGGCCGCCGAAATCTTTCGTGCGCGCGGCATCGAAGTCGATGAAATCACCGGCAAGACCAAGGACGAACTGATTGCCATCATCGGCAATTATGACGGCCTGGCGATCCGTTCGGCCACCAAGGTGACCAAGGACGTGCTCGACGCCGCGACCAACCTGAAGGTTGTCGGCCGCGCCGGCATCGGCGTCGACAATGTCGATATCCCGGCGGCGTCCGCCAAGGGCGTGGTGGTGATGAATACCCCGTTCGGCAACTCGATCACCACCGCCGAGCACGCGATTGCGCTGATGTTCGCGCTTGCCCGCCAGCTTCCCGAAGCCGATGTGTCGACCCAGGCCGGCAAGTGGGAAAAGAACCGCTTCATGGGCGTCGAGCTGACCAACAAGACGCTCGGCCTGATCGGCGCGGGCAATATCGGCTCGATCGTTGCCGACCGCGCCCGCGGCCTGAAGATGAAGGTTGCCGCCTTTGACCCGTTCCTGACCCCCGAACGCGCGGTGGAAATGGGCGTGGAGAAGGTGACGCTCGACGAACTGCTCGCCAAGGCGGACTTCATCACGCTGCACACGCCGCTGACCGACCAGACCCGCAACATCCTGAGCCGCGAGAACCTGGCCAAGACCAAGAAGGGCGTTCGCATCATCAACTGCGCACGCGGTGGTCTGGTCGACGAAGCGGCGCTGAAGGACGCGCTCGATTCGGGCCATGTCGCAGGCGCCGCGCTCGACGTGTTCGTCACCGAGCCGGCAACCGAATCGCCGCTGTTCGGCACGCCGAACTTCATTTCGACCCCGCACCTTGGCGCATCGACCTCGGAAGCGCAGGTGAACGTCGCGATCCAGGTGGCCGAACAGCTTTCGGAATATCTGCTGACCGGCGGTGTCACCAACGCGCTGAACGTGCCGTCGCTGTCGGCCGAGGAAGCCCCGAAGCTGAAGCCGTACATGGCGCTGGCTGAAAAGCTGGGCGCGCTTGTCGGCCAGCTTGAAGGCGACCGTATCCGCGCGGTGGCCGTCGAAGTCGAAGGCGCTGCCGCCGAACTGAACCAGAAGCCGATCACGGCCGCCGTGCTGGCCGGCCTGATGCGCGTCTATTCGGACACGGTGAACATGGTGAACGCACCGTTCCTTGCCAAGGAACGCGGCCTCGACGTGCGCGAAGTGCGCCACGAGCGCGAAGGCGATTACCACACGCTGGTGCGCGTCGCGATCACGCTGGAAGACGGCGGCGAGCGTTCGGTTGCGGGCACGCTGTTCGGCAACCGCGAACCGCGCCTTGTCGAACTGTTCGGCATCAAGATGGAAGCCGACCTGACCGGCGACATGCTCTATGTCATCAACCAGGACGCACCGGGCTTTATCGGCCGCATCGGTTCGTCGCTGGGTGAAGCCGACGTCAACATCGCGACCTTCCACCTCGGCCGTCGCAGCCACGGCCCGGGCGGTGAAGCAGCGCTTCTGCTGTCGATCGACACGCCGGTTCCCGAGCCCGTCCTGTGGGCGGTCTGCAACCTGCCGGGCGTGAAGAAGGTCAAGGCGCTCAAATTCTAA